The genomic stretch CAACATCTGATTCAGAAGTAATTCCACATATGTATGAAATGTTTGGGCCAAAATGTGTTGATATGCTAGATGGCGTCTTTGCTTTCATCATTTTAGATGAAAGAGAAGATGAAGTTAAATTCTTTGTGGCCAGAGATCCAATCGGTGTTAAGCCACTTTATTACGGAGAAGATAGAGAAAACAGAATGTGGTTTGCTTCCGAATCAAAATCTCTAATGGCCCATTGTATAGATATAAAAGAATTTCCTACAGGCCATTACTATACTAAGGAAACTGGTTTTATAAAATACTATGAACCTAAATGGGCCCAAAAAGAACAGAAGCTAGGACCTGAGAAAATTAAAGATTCTCTAGAGGCCGCAGTTAGAAAGAGACTCATGAGTGATGTTCCACTAGGAGTACTTCTTTCAGGTGGACTTGATTCAAGTCTTGTCACTTCTATTGTAGCTAGAGAAATGAAAAAAATTGGCAAAAAAGTCATGTCTTTTAGTGTCGGACTTGCAAAAGGTTCAAAAGACTTAGAGCTCGCGAGAAAAGTTGCTGAGTTTTGTGGAACTGATCATCACGAGGTCATTTTCACACCTGAGCAAGGTTATGAAGTGATCAAACAACTCATATGGAAAGCGGAAACCTATGATGTAACCACGATACGTGCAGCAACTCCAATGTATATAATGTCAAAATACATTGCTAAGCAGGGAGTTAAAGTTGTGCTTTCAGGAGAAGGTGCCGATGAAATTTTCGGAGGATACCTCTATTTTCATAACGCACCAAGCGTAAAGGATTTCCATGATGAGTGTGTACGGAGAGTTAAAAGACTTCATACTTCAGATGTTCTACGTGCTGATAGAGCGACAATGGGAGCAAGCGTAGAGGCGAGAGTTCCCTTTTTGGATAAAGAATTTCTTGAAGTGGCCATGGGTCTTGATGCTCAGTATAAATTTAGTGGTGGTAAAGTAATTGAAAAAAAGGTTTTAAGAGAGGCCTTCGATGACAAAAAAGATCCATATTTACCGGATGAAATACTTTGGAGGCAAAAGGAACAGTTTTCTGATGGTGTTGGCTATACATGGGTAGATACGCTTAAAGAAATCGCTGAAAAGATTATTACGGATGAAGAATTTGCTTCTAGTGAAATTCTCTATCCTCACAATACACCTTCTACAAAAGAGGCCTATATGTATAGAAAGATTTTTAGCGAGCTTTTTACACACAAGGACTCTGATCGTCTTGTACATAAATGGCTTCCAAGATGGCAAGAATATGATCTCGACCCTTCAGGAAGAGCAAATGCTGTTCACAAGGTTTCCTATCATGAAGTTGATAAAGTTAAAGACTACGAAGCAAAAAGTGGGAAAGAAGATCTTTCTTTGAAAGAAGATCATTACGATTATTCAAAAGCTCTTTAAAATAAATTTATAAGAAAAGGCCATCCTTAAAGATGGTCTTTTCGTATATATCTAGGCAACTTTAATGTCTTTATCGCTGTGAAGAAAATCTTGAGTTAAGGCATCGATAAATCTTTCCCATGCTTGAGGGGTGTTGGCCTCTATTCTAAGTCCAAGATTATGATTGGGCCCTAACCAAACTGGTCTGGCCTCAAGTGTTGCATATTCGCCTTGAGAAAGGCCAATTTTGAGTTTAATTTCCTTTGCGTTCATTAGGGTTGCAAGAATTTGATTATCAAGAATACTTAGGCCCATTCCATAATTTGAAACATTAAATATTCTTATCTGCTCAGACACAAATGATTTTCCATCCGCTTCAATATAAAGAACAGGACAAGTAACTAAGAATCTCGCTTCTTTTCTCAAACAGGTTGCTTCATCTACAAAATGCGAAAGAACTCTTTTGTACTCATCAAAAAACAAAGCATTTTGGATTGTTTTCATATCATCTGGTTTTAGCTTTGATGATTCTGAACTGTTAAACATTTTAATATAATCGTCGAGCATTAATGGATTCAGAACAAAATCAAATGCTTTATGAATATTTCTTTTTGGAAAAATATAATTTTCATCGTATTTTTTATCAATGAGAAAGTTAAATAAATTTTTATTCTCAGGACAATTATAGAAAATGTCGGCCAAATAGGTATTCAGGCCTGTTGTTAAATCAACAAATACAGGAACTCTTTTTCCTTTAGGAGAAAATCTATATACATTAGGCGTCGGCGCAAGTAATCTAGCATCCCAGTAGAAATGATTTGCTTCAATTTCTTCTTCATGAAGAGCATAGATCAATAGATCAACTCCTGTATATTGGTTTGAATATTGAAATACAAATTTTATCAGTGGAAAATAATACTTTTGAACAACTCCTCTTTTTTCTTTTTTGATCGCAACAGTAGTAATTTCTCCAATCCTTTTTCCAAGCCCCCTCAAATGTCGGGCCTCCCAAACTTCTTCTATGGGTAGGCCAAATGCACCATCCAGGTGATGGGCCATTGTTGCTATCAACTCTCCATTTTCTAGCATCATAATGAATGAAGTTGAGGGCAGAGTATTAAATTTAGTTACGAGATCCTGTCTACTTGGCATTTCAAAATATTCAATCATTAAATTAATACATTTGTTTATTTCATTTTCAGTCTCTGCAATTTTGAATTGAATAGAAGTATCAATTGTTTCTGGTAAATATATGCGTTTTAAAAATCTTCTTTCATAAAAATAATCAGAAAAAGGTATATAGTGATAAAAAATATCCTTTAAAAAACTTGTAAATTTACTCATGAAAGACCCTCATTTTACTTGAATAAGTCTATATTAACTTAGAATTAGCTCAACAAGAATTAATTAGATATTCACAATTCAAGCATTTGATATTATTAAAATGATATTGAGGCCAATTCAAAATGTAAGTGCCAATATTTTTGGTCAGTTAGATTCACTTAAAAAAATCAATTTTACTCAGTCATTCATTTACTTCTAAGCTACTGAAATATTTAATACACAATCAAAATATATTTATTGAAAATTATTCAAAAAATATGTCTCAATAACCGAAAAATTCCAGAGGTGGAAATTGCTAGAACATTTAGAAATAATAAATCAAGTTTACAGTTTATTTAAATCTGGAAAAACAGATGAATTGAAAATCTTACTTTTCGAACATCCTGAAATTTACTTGGATGAATGCAATTATGCTCTCCAATTTGCATGCCAACAAGTTGATTTAGATTTTTGTTATTTTTTACTTTCTCTTGGGTCTTCTCCAAACCTTGATGAAAAAAATATTTCTTCACCACTCATTGAGGCCGTAAAAGTAAGAGATAAAGACATCATCAGCCTGATGCTTTACAGTGGAGGAGATCCAAATCTGGCCACAAAATTAAATGACACTCCATATACTATTGCTAAGGGACTTGAAGACGTTGATGATGAAATATTTCATTATTTAGAGTTGTCAGAAGAAGAAATTTCCCAAAGAGTAAGAGGGTCTTACCAAGACGAAGAAGCAATCAATAGAGTTAAAGGAAGAATAAATAAGGATGAACATAAAGAAACTGTGAGTGGTGAGATCGAAATTGATACTTCTAAAACCGTAGTTAAAGGAAGTAAACTTAAGTCCGATGATATCGTAAGATTTCTCCATCAAAAAGATGAATTCGACAGAGAATTAGCAATACTTAAAAAAGAAAAACTCATTGCAAAAAAACGCAATTTACAAAGTTTGATTCATAATTCTGATCAAGTAGCTAATAGAATTAAGAAGGCCATTAAAGATAATCAAATTACTGGTAATAGTTTTTTAGATGACGTAGATATTGGTCTAGGGCATGTTGAACATGATCCATTTGATGAAGATAGAACATTAAAGACTGAGAAGTCTAAAAATCTTTCTGAATATATTTATTCACAAGATACTGAGATCGATTCTCAGGAAAATGATCATAATCCCTTTGAAGAAAATAACGATATCAATCTTAAAAGCAAAAACAAGAAAAAGAAAAACTTTCTTCAAGCAGATGAAAAAGAAGATAAGGGACGTACACCATTTTTGTTAGCTGTTCAGAATGGAAACATAGAGGAAGTAAATTCATTTTTAGAAGATGGAGTAAATCTTGAAGTGAAAGATTATGATGGAATGACTGCACTTATGATTGCCATTGAATGCAATCATATTGAAATTTTTAATCTCTTACTCCCAAAATACAAAAATCTGAATACTAAAAATAAAATTGGTGCTAATCCTTTGATTATTTCAGTCATGAATAATCGTTTAGAAATGATGAATATTCTACTAGCAAGAGGCGCTAAAAGAGATTCAAAAATTAAGGGTCAAACAATTCTCATGCTTGCTTCTACATTAGGATATTTAGATATAGTCAAAGAGCTCGTCTATAAACATAAATTCAATATTTTTACAGACAAAGACTTTAAAGGACGGACTGCTGTTGATTATGCAAAAACAACTCGGCAAATTGCCATATTACAATTCTTTGTAGATTATAGTAATCAAAAAAAGGAGGCCTCATAATGAATGTTGCCATTAGAGTTAAGGAATCCTTTATAAGTGACTATTACAAAA from Halobacteriovoraceae bacterium encodes the following:
- the asnB gene encoding asparagine synthase B — encoded protein: MCGILGVLGKIDAQEALAESQKLSHRGPDQSDFYQSASGAILCHERLSIMDPGHGKQPLPGPEGLHVIHNGEIYNYSELEKKYFSDRKFHSTSDSEVIPHMYEMFGPKCVDMLDGVFAFIILDEREDEVKFFVARDPIGVKPLYYGEDRENRMWFASESKSLMAHCIDIKEFPTGHYYTKETGFIKYYEPKWAQKEQKLGPEKIKDSLEAAVRKRLMSDVPLGVLLSGGLDSSLVTSIVAREMKKIGKKVMSFSVGLAKGSKDLELARKVAEFCGTDHHEVIFTPEQGYEVIKQLIWKAETYDVTTIRAATPMYIMSKYIAKQGVKVVLSGEGADEIFGGYLYFHNAPSVKDFHDECVRRVKRLHTSDVLRADRATMGASVEARVPFLDKEFLEVAMGLDAQYKFSGGKVIEKKVLREAFDDKKDPYLPDEILWRQKEQFSDGVGYTWVDTLKEIAEKIITDEEFASSEILYPHNTPSTKEAYMYRKIFSELFTHKDSDRLVHKWLPRWQEYDLDPSGRANAVHKVSYHEVDKVKDYEAKSGKEDLSLKEDHYDYSKAL
- a CDS encoding ankyrin repeat domain-containing protein; this translates as MLEHLEIINQVYSLFKSGKTDELKILLFEHPEIYLDECNYALQFACQQVDLDFCYFLLSLGSSPNLDEKNISSPLIEAVKVRDKDIISLMLYSGGDPNLATKLNDTPYTIAKGLEDVDDEIFHYLELSEEEISQRVRGSYQDEEAINRVKGRINKDEHKETVSGEIEIDTSKTVVKGSKLKSDDIVRFLHQKDEFDRELAILKKEKLIAKKRNLQSLIHNSDQVANRIKKAIKDNQITGNSFLDDVDIGLGHVEHDPFDEDRTLKTEKSKNLSEYIYSQDTEIDSQENDHNPFEENNDINLKSKNKKKKNFLQADEKEDKGRTPFLLAVQNGNIEEVNSFLEDGVNLEVKDYDGMTALMIAIECNHIEIFNLLLPKYKNLNTKNKIGANPLIISVMNNRLEMMNILLARGAKRDSKIKGQTILMLASTLGYLDIVKELVYKHKFNIFTDKDFKGRTAVDYAKTTRQIAILQFFVDYSNQKKEAS